The following proteins come from a genomic window of Solwaraspora sp. WMMA2065:
- a CDS encoding AAA family ATPase, with product MQVRLFDEVSILRRGQPLSAPPGKALELFGYLLIHRNRTHARESISELLWPDAEPGVARKYLRQALWRLNTSMQDQPNDQRRASELVVIDPGWVRINPEAPCWLDVDAFEQSYAAVRDVPGEALSDNQAHAIEHALDLYRGDLLATWYHDWCGAKRDRLRDTYLSMQEQLMGYCEARGLYAKGVGLGQTVLRHDAARERTHRQLMRLHYAAGDRIAALRQYELCTSVVDQEFGVRPSVDTTVLYEQIRADRAADIRPGRGRSVLTVGVSTIAPSASGGNDVPVGDNRDEVLGSMAASGYANSTEHLLAELARLDLVLSRQVRRVRRAQRRPAGELSAFYVSDAEVDALLDGAPDWVPPADDDPETGTGLDELSREIGERVAQGIQDGAHLRLVALAGMFDLAPFDVEVIVACLAPEIDRSYERLYGYLHDDLTRRLPTVDLVLTMLCADRQSRMAARARFAPSAPLLRHRLITSTEDPTAPVHSLLGNNLRLEPRVVGFLLEDDDLAEQLQPYARIVAPTLTLDDLHFPAEFGASLARLSEHADDDLVVYCQGAYGVGRRSVAAACARHWYAPLLVVSADLLADRPFDEFATLVGLVEREARLQGAVVCWADVDSLLVESARPRLSLLLSTLPAHPAPAFLAGGTPWEPDDLPAGLTFVRLEFPAPGYAERLRIWDGAFVGADRDVLDLAAAAGKFRLTGGQIRDAAVTAHNLAYARTPEAPRVTQDDLYAACRLQSNRKLVDLAQRITPHYGWSDIVLPADRMEQLREIANQLRYRSMVYESWEFERKLANGRGLAVLFAGPSGTGKTMAADVLAHELGLDLYRIDLSTVVSKYIGETEKNLSRIFAEAATSNAVLFFDEADAMFGKRSQVRDAHDRYANLEVSYLLQRMEQHEGVVILATNLRKNLDDAFTRRLHATVDFPVPEVADRRRIWAQVWPERAPLDVDLDLDLLARQVDLPGGNIRNIALASAFLAAADGGKVTMAHLFHATRREYQKMGKILSAGELGTDPPNGKFTADRRF from the coding sequence GTGCAGGTGAGACTCTTCGATGAGGTCTCGATCCTCCGACGTGGCCAACCGCTCAGTGCGCCGCCGGGCAAGGCTCTCGAGCTGTTCGGCTACCTGCTCATTCATCGGAACCGGACGCACGCTCGCGAATCCATCTCGGAACTGCTGTGGCCGGACGCCGAGCCCGGCGTTGCCCGCAAGTACTTGCGCCAGGCACTCTGGCGGCTCAACACGAGCATGCAGGACCAGCCGAACGACCAGCGCCGGGCGAGCGAACTCGTCGTCATCGACCCCGGCTGGGTGCGGATCAACCCGGAGGCGCCCTGCTGGCTGGACGTTGACGCGTTCGAGCAGAGCTACGCGGCGGTCCGCGACGTGCCCGGCGAAGCGCTCTCCGACAACCAGGCCCATGCGATCGAGCACGCGCTCGATCTCTACCGTGGAGACCTCCTCGCCACCTGGTACCACGACTGGTGCGGTGCCAAACGGGACCGGCTACGCGACACCTACCTGTCCATGCAGGAACAGCTCATGGGCTACTGCGAGGCCCGTGGTCTCTACGCCAAGGGCGTGGGCCTCGGTCAGACCGTGCTGCGCCACGACGCGGCGCGCGAGCGGACCCACCGCCAGCTGATGCGGCTGCACTACGCCGCCGGCGACCGGATCGCCGCGCTTCGCCAGTACGAACTGTGCACCTCGGTGGTGGACCAGGAGTTCGGGGTGCGCCCGTCGGTGGACACCACGGTCCTCTACGAGCAGATCCGGGCGGACCGGGCGGCGGACATCCGACCGGGCCGCGGCCGATCGGTGCTGACTGTCGGCGTATCCACGATCGCGCCGTCCGCTTCCGGCGGCAATGATGTACCGGTCGGGGACAACCGGGACGAGGTGCTGGGATCCATGGCCGCTTCGGGGTACGCCAACTCGACGGAACACCTGCTGGCCGAACTCGCCCGGCTCGATCTGGTGCTGAGCCGGCAGGTCAGGCGGGTCCGCCGGGCGCAGCGTAGACCCGCTGGCGAGCTCTCCGCCTTCTACGTCTCCGATGCCGAGGTCGACGCGCTGCTGGACGGTGCGCCTGACTGGGTTCCGCCGGCCGACGACGACCCGGAGACCGGCACCGGGCTGGACGAGTTGTCCCGCGAGATCGGTGAGCGGGTGGCGCAGGGTATCCAAGACGGTGCGCATCTGCGCCTGGTGGCGCTGGCCGGGATGTTCGACCTCGCCCCGTTCGACGTCGAAGTGATCGTGGCCTGCCTCGCGCCCGAGATCGACCGGAGCTACGAGCGGCTGTACGGCTACCTGCACGACGATCTGACCCGTCGGTTGCCGACGGTCGATCTCGTTCTCACGATGTTGTGCGCGGACCGTCAGTCGCGGATGGCCGCGCGAGCCCGGTTCGCGCCGTCGGCACCGTTGCTGCGGCATCGGCTGATCACGTCGACAGAGGACCCGACCGCACCGGTGCACTCACTGCTGGGTAACAACCTCCGGTTGGAACCACGGGTCGTCGGTTTCCTGCTGGAAGACGACGACCTCGCCGAGCAGCTTCAGCCGTACGCCCGGATCGTCGCACCGACCCTGACCCTCGATGACCTGCACTTCCCGGCGGAGTTCGGAGCGTCACTGGCCCGGCTGAGCGAGCACGCCGACGACGACCTGGTGGTCTATTGCCAGGGGGCCTACGGTGTCGGCCGGCGCAGCGTCGCGGCGGCGTGCGCGCGCCACTGGTACGCGCCGTTGCTGGTGGTCTCCGCTGATCTGCTGGCCGACCGCCCGTTCGACGAGTTCGCCACCCTGGTTGGCCTGGTCGAGCGGGAGGCCCGGCTGCAGGGTGCAGTGGTGTGCTGGGCGGACGTCGACTCCCTACTCGTCGAGTCGGCCCGACCGCGACTGTCGCTGCTGCTGTCCACCCTGCCGGCGCACCCTGCTCCGGCGTTTCTGGCCGGTGGCACGCCATGGGAGCCGGACGACCTGCCGGCGGGCCTGACCTTCGTCCGGCTGGAGTTCCCCGCACCCGGCTACGCCGAGCGGCTGCGCATCTGGGACGGCGCGTTCGTCGGGGCGGACCGTGACGTGCTGGACCTGGCCGCTGCCGCCGGCAAGTTCCGGCTCACCGGTGGCCAGATCCGCGACGCCGCGGTGACCGCTCACAACCTGGCGTACGCCCGGACGCCCGAGGCGCCCCGGGTCACCCAGGACGACCTGTACGCGGCGTGCCGCCTGCAGTCCAACCGCAAGCTGGTCGACCTGGCGCAGCGGATCACGCCGCACTACGGCTGGTCGGACATCGTGCTGCCCGCCGACCGGATGGAGCAGTTGCGGGAGATCGCCAACCAGCTCCGTTACCGGTCGATGGTCTACGAGTCCTGGGAGTTCGAGCGCAAGCTGGCCAACGGTCGCGGCCTGGCGGTGCTGTTCGCCGGCCCGTCGGGCACCGGCAAGACGATGGCCGCCGACGTGCTCGCCCACGAGCTCGGCCTGGACCTGTACCGGATCGACCTGTCGACGGTGGTGAGCAAGTACATCGGCGAGACCGAGAAGAACCTGTCCCGGATCTTCGCCGAGGCGGCCACCAGCAACGCGGTGCTCTTCTTCGACGAGGCCGACGCGATGTTCGGTAAACGTTCCCAGGTCCGCGACGCGCATGACCGGTACGCCAACCTGGAGGTCAGCTACCTGCTGCAGCGGATGGAGCAGCACGAGGGAGTGGTCATCCTGGCGACGAACCTGCGGAAGAACCTCGACGACGCGTTCACCCGCCGGCTGCACGCCACCGTCGACTTCCCGGTCCCCGAGGTGGCGGACCGCCGCCGCATCTGGGCGCAGGTCTGGCCCGAGCGGGCGCCGCTCGACGTCGACCTCGACCTGGATCTGCTGGCCCGGCAGGTGGATCTGCCGGGCGGGAACATCCGGAACATTGCCCTCGCCAGCGCCTTCCTCGCCGCCGCCGACGGTGGCAAGGTGACCATGGCACATCTGTTCCACGCCACCAGACGTGAGTATCAGAAGATGGGCAAGATTCT